In Candidatus Contubernalis alkalaceticus, the following proteins share a genomic window:
- the hisI gene encoding phosphoribosyl-AMP cyclohydrolase — MEVSNMDIEKLKFDSRGLIPAIVQDVNTKQVLMMAYMNLESIEKTLEIGKACYWSRSRQELWLKGETSGHFQIIKEIYYDCDADTILLVVEQVGGIACHTGEVSCFFNRLT; from the coding sequence ATGGAGGTATCTAATATGGATATTGAGAAACTAAAATTTGACAGCAGGGGACTAATTCCTGCCATCGTTCAGGATGTTAACACAAAACAGGTGCTGATGATGGCCTACATGAATCTTGAATCTATAGAAAAAACCCTGGAAATTGGAAAAGCCTGTTATTGGAGCCGCAGCCGGCAGGAACTTTGGTTGAAGGGGGAGACCTCCGGCCATTTTCAGATTATAAAAGAAATTTATTATGACTGCGATGCCGACACGATCCTTTTGGTGGTGGAACAGGTGGGAGGGATAGCCTGTCATACGGGAGAGGTATCCTGTTTTTTCAATCGATTAACGTAA